GACACCACGAACCGGATCATCACCGTATACACGGTCAAGGGCGGCAAGTGGACCTGGGCCGACCAGGTCAACTTTAACGGCTAGCCGCGGCGTCGGATTGCGGGGGGAAGAGGAGGGGCGGCGGTTCCGCCGCCCCTCCTCCCGCGCCTCATGAACGGGGTCCTGTTCGCCCAACAACTCATCAACGGCCTGTCACTCGGGGCGATCTATGCGGTTATCGCCCTCGGCTACACGATGGTCTACGGGATCGTGGAGCTGATCAACTTCGCCCACGGCGACGTGTACACGGCGGGGTCGTTCGTCGCGCTCGCGCTGCTGACGGTGCTCGGGGCGACCGGCCACAGCGGGGCCGCCGCCATCGTCTTCGCCTTGGTCGTGGTCCTGCTCGCGACGATGTTCATCATGGGGACCACGGGCGTCGTCATCGAACGGTTCGCGTATCGGCCGCTGCGCGGGAAGCCACGCCTGGCGCCGCTTCTCACCGCGATCGGCGTTTCGTTCAGCATCGAGAACCTGCTGCAGCTGTGGTACGGTCCGTCCCCCGTGCCGTTCCCACAGGTCGTGCCGAACCCGTTCTTCTCGGTGGGCCCGCTCAGCATCGGCCAGATGCAGATCATCGTGATCGTCTCGTCCCTCGTGATGATGGTCGCGCTGCACTTCTTCGTCCAAGGGACGAAGTTGGGGAAGGCGATGCGCGCGACCTCCCAGGACTGGATGGCCGCCGAGATCATGGGGATCGACATCAACAAGACGATCGCGCTGACGTTCTTTATCGGGTCCCTGCTCGCCGGGGCCGCCGGCGTGATCACCGGCCTGTACTACGGAAACGTCTGGTTCATCAACGGGTTCCGGGCGGGGCTGATCGCGTTTACCGCGGCGGTGCTCGGGGGAATCGGCAACACGACCGGCGCCGCGCTGGGCGGCTTCGTGATCGGGTTCGTCGAGGTGATGACCGCCCAGTACGTCGGGTTCCAGTGGGCGGAGGTGACGATCTTCTCGGTCCTGATCCTCGTCCTGGTGTTCCGGCCAACGGGCATTCTGGGCCAGCAGTTGTCGGAGCGGGCGTAACGGTCGATGGCGCAGACCGGGGTGGGGTGGCTCGGGCGGATCCTCCGGTATCGGTACGCCCTGTTGATCCTGCTCCTCTTCCTGGGGTACCCGCTGCTCGATCACAACGCCGGCCACGTGAACTCGGCGGCCGACGCCGCCGTGTTCATCCTCCTCGCGCTCGGCCTCAACATCGTCGTAGGGTTCGCGGGGCTGCTGGACCTGGGCTACGCTGCGTTCTTCGCCATCGGCTCCTACGCTTACGCGCTGGCCGCGTCGCCGTTCTACGGGCTGCACATCCCGTTTTGGCCGATGCTGCTCGTCGCCGCGATCATCGCCGCCGTCTTTGGCGCCCTCCTCGGCGCCCCGACCCTCCGTTTGCGCGGCGACTACCTCGCGATCGTTACCCTGGGGTTCGGCGAGATCGTGCCGACGGTGTTCTTGAACCTGCCCAAGTACACCGGCGGGACGAACGGCATCGTCGGCATCTACCAGCCGTCTCTGTTCGGGTTCCAGTTCGGGTTCAACCCGCGCCCCTACTACTACACGCTGATCCTGGTGATTGTGCTGTCGGTGATTGCGATCCTGCGCCTTCGGGACTCCCGCCTCGGGCGCGCCTGGCTGGCGATTCGCGAGGACGAGATCGCCGCGGCGTCGATGGGGATCAATCTCACCACGACGAAGCTGCTGGCGTTTTCGTTCGGGGCCTTCTTCTCCGGGTTCGCGGGCGCACTGTACGTGGCCAAGCTCGGAATCGTCAGCCCGGAACAATTCAACTTCACGGTGTCGTTCACGGTGCTGGCGATGGTCGTGCTCGGCGGAATGGGGAACGTCTTCGGCGTGATCGCCGGTGCCGCCATTCTCTACGAGTTCCAAACACTGTTCCTGACCGACCTGACCCAATGGTCGCACGCGCTCGGCCAAGCGTGGCGGATGCCGCTGCTGACGCAGCTCGACTTCGTGAACCTCAAGTTCCTCCTGTATGGGCTCGGGCTCATCCTCCTCATGCTCTTGCGCCCCGAGGGGCTGTTCCCGGCCCGCCGCATCACCGCCATCTTGAAGGAGCATCCGCACGAGGCGTTGGCGACCGTCGAGATCGAGGGGGCGCCCGTGGCGGTCCCGCCGGATGAGGATTCATGACAGAACCGGATCGCATTCTCGAGATCGTCGCGGCGCCCGACGCGGGGACCGCGCCAGGCGGACTCCTGCTCGAAGCGCGGGGGGTGACCAAGGCGTTCGGCGGCCTCGTGGCGGTCAACCGCGTGGACTTCACGGTACCCGAGCACAGCATCGTCAGCCTGATCGGGCCGAACGGTGCCGGCAAGACGACGTTCTTCAACGTCGTTGCCGGATTGTACCATCCAACCGCGGGGGCGATCACGTTCGCCGGGCACGACATCACGAGGCGGAAGCCGCATGAGATCGCGCGCCTCGGCATCGCCCGGACGTTCCAGAACATCCGGATCTTCGCCAACATGACCGCACTGGAGAACGTGCTGATCGGGATGCACAGCCGTCTCACCGCGGATCCGCTCCGCATCGTCGTCGGCACCGCGGGGATCGCCCGGGAGGAGCGCGCGGCCCACGACGCCGCCCACCGCTTGCTCGCGTTCGTCGGGCTGGGGCGACGGGACCAGGAGCTGGCAAAGAATCTGCCGTACGGCGATCAGCGGCGGTTGGAGATCGCGCGCGCGCTGGCGCTGCGCCCGCGGCTCATCCTACTCGACGAGCCGGCCGCCGGCATGAACCCCGAAGAGGCGCGGCGGCTCATGGAGTTCATCCGCCGGCTCCGCGGGGAGCTGCAGGTGAGCGTGTTGCTGATCGAGCACCAGATGCGCGTCGTGATGGGGGTCGCCGATCGCGTCACCGTGCTCGACCACGGGGAGAAGATCGCGGAGGGGAGTCCGGACGAGATTCGGCGCGACGCGCGCGTGATTGAGGCGTACCTTGGGAAGGCGGCGATTTCGTAGATGCCCACGCTCGTCGCCGACGACATCCACGCGTACTACGGGCACATCCACGCCCTCCACGGGGTCTCGGTCACCGTGGAAACGGGCGAGATCGTGACGCTGATCGGTGCGAACGGCGCCGGGAAGAGCACGACGCTGAAAACGATCGCGGGGTTCCTGCAGCCGCGGCCGGGCGCGGTGCGGCTCGACGGGACCGCGATTCACGGGCTCCCGCCGCACGAGATCACGCGGCGGGGGATCTGCCTGGTGCCGGAGGGGCGCCGGATCTTCCCGCGCATGACCGTGCTCGACAATCTCAGGATGGGCGCGTTCACCCGCTCCGACGCCCGGGGAATCGAGGACGATCTTGCCCGCGTGTACACGCTGTTCCCGCGGCTCAAGGAGCGGCTCGGCCAGTTGGCCGGCACGCTGTCCGGGGGCGAGCAGCAGATGGTGGCGATCGGGCGGGGCTTGATGGCGAAACCCAAGATCATGCTCCTGGACGAACCGTCCATGGGGCTCGCGCCGGTGCTCGTCGAGTTGATTTTCCAGACAATTCAGGAGATCAACGCCCAGGGCGTGACGATCCTCCTCGTCGAGCAAAACGCGCTCATGGCCCTGCAGGTCGCGAAGCGCGGCTACGTCCTCGAGACCGGCCGCGTGGTGCTGGCCGACCGCGCCGACAGGCTGCGGGAGAACGATCTCGTCCGCAAAAGTTACCTCGGCGAACTCTGAGGGTCCGCGCACCGGGCCGCGATCCATCGGCGTGCTCGTGCTGCTCGCCGTGATCTGGGGCGGCAGCGTGCCTCTCACCAAGCTCGGACTTCGAGACTTTCCGCCGCTCACGTTGACCGCGCTCCGGTACGCGGTCGCCGCGCCATGTTTCGTGCTGCTCCTGCGAGGACGGCCGCTTCCGCCACCGCGCGCGCTCGCGGGCGCCGCAGGCCTCGGCGTGCTCGGCATCGTGGGCGGGCAGGTCTTGCAGACGCTCGGGATCCAGGGGACATCCGCGTCCGTCGCGACCGTCATCTCGGCGCTGATCCCCGTGCTGGTAGTCGTCCTTGCCGCGGCGCGCCTCCGTCAGCCGGTCCGGTTCCGGCAGGCGTTGGGGCTCGCGCTTGCGTTTGGCGGGGTGGCGCTGGTGGCGACCGGCGATCCCCGCCGGCTCGCCGCGGTCGCGGGAACCGGGAGCGCCCGCGGGGACGGCTTGATGGTGGCCTCCGCGATCGCGATCGCCCTGTACTACGTGCTTAGCGTGCCGCTCGTGCGGGCGTACTCCGTGCTGACCGTGGCCGCGCTGACGTCGCTCGCGGGCGCCTGCGGGCTGGTGCCGATCTCCGCCTGGGAGTTGCGCCATGCGCCGGCGCATCCGACCGCACAGGGGATCGCGGTCGTCTTCTACCTGGCGGTGCTCGTCACCGTGTTCGGGCTGTGGGTCTGGTTCGGCGCGCTGCATCGGCTGCCGGCGAGGGTCGCGGCAGCCCTGCAGTACCTTCAGCCGCTCGTCGGCGTGGCCGCGTCCGCGGCGCTGTTCGGCGACCGGCTGAGCGGGTGGTTCTGGACCGGCACCGCTCTCGTCCTGGTCGGGATCGCCGGGAGCACCGTCGGCGCGATGACGGACCCGGTTACGACGGGCGCGGCGCCGCCCCGGGCAGCACAACGGTGAACACGCTGCCACCGCCGGGCCGGCTCTGGGCCGTGATGCGCCCGCCGTGGGCGTCCACGATATGCTTTGCGATCGCGAGCCCGAGGCCGGTGCCGCCTTCCTCGCGGCTGCGGGAGCGCTCCACGCGGTAGAATCGCTCGAAGATCCGCGGCAGGTGCTCCTCGGGGATGCCCCGGCCGGAATCCGCGATCGTGAATGCGGCGCCGCCGTTGTCCGGGTGGATGGACACCTCGACCGCACCGCCCTCCGGCGTGAACTTGATGGCGTTGTCGAGCAGGTTCGTCAACACCTGTAAGATGCGATCACGGTCCGCCATCACCACCTCGGGGGCGAGCGCGGCGGGGCGGAGCGTGACGTGGTGGCGGTCTGCCTGCGGCCGCATCCTGCCGATCGCCTCGCCGACGAGGTGGTCGAGGCGTACGGGCGCTGGCTCCATCGCGACCGCGCGCGACTCGAGACGCGACAGATCCATCAGATCGTCCACGAGCTTCATCAGACGCGAGGCTTCGTTGTCGATGATCGTCAGGAACCGTCGACACGTGTCTTCGTCGGCCATCGCGCCTCCGAGCAGCGTCTCCGCAAACCCCTTGATCGAGGTCAGCGGCGTCCGCAGCTCGTGCGACACATTGGCGGTCAACTCCCGGCGCAGCCGCTCGGCCTGGCGCAGGACCGTGACGTCGCGGACCACCGCGACCACCCCGGAGGCGATGCCCTCCGTTGGTCGCAGCGTCGTGGCGTGGACCTCGAGCAGCCGCTCGTCGGGGGGGCCGAGGCTTACTTCCTCTTCGATCTCGCCCGCGTACGCGGCCGTCGCGTCGATACATCGGCACAACGGGTGTTCCCCGAGCATGGTCCGCAGCGACCGGCCCCGGGCCGACGGGCCGAGCCCCAAGAGGTCGCCCGCGGCCTGGTTCACGAGCAGCACGGTACCTTGAGCGTCCACGGCGACGACCGCGTCGTTCATACTCGAGATGATCGCCTCAATCTTGCCGCGTTCCTCGCTGATCGCGGTGAGCTTCTGCCGCAGCTCCCAGGCCATCGTGTTGAACGAGCCCGCGAGTTGGGCGATCTCGTCCCCACCGCCCACGTCTACGCGTCTCGTGAGGTCGCCGGCGGAGATCCCTTGGGCGGCCCGCGCGAGCTCGAGCACCGGCCACGAGAGAGCGCGCGCGCGCCACACCCCGAGGACCCACGCGCCCATGGTCCCGATCACGAGCGCGACGCCGAGCGCGAACCACGCGGGCTGTAGGGCCCGGTCCACCCAGATGCGGGGTACGCTGACCTGTACGACCCCCCGGACGAGGCCGTTGTTTACGATCGGCGCGGCGGCGAAGACGCGCGCTTCTTTGCGCGGTGGATCGTACCGGACCGAAGCCGTCGGCTGTCCGTGCGCGGCGGCCGCGACCTCCGGCTCCACCGGGCCGGACGAGGAGGTATCCCACTGGCTCGTCGGCAGGGGATGGCCCGCGGCATCGCGGACCCCGATGTACACCCCGTCACGCCACGCAAACCCCGCGGCGATCCGGTCGAGCCGCGACAGGCTCGTCCGCTGGGCCTGTGGCACCTCGAGCATCCGGGCGACCATGCGTGCCTGATTGAGCACGTCACGCTGGTAGGACATCAGGTAGAACCGCGTGATCAGCGGGATCAGCACCGCCGCGGCGACGGCGAGCGAAAAGAGCACGACCAGCAGGTAGCTGCCGGTGAGCTTCCAGCGGAGGCTCGATCTCATCCCGCGTCTTTTTTGACTTTGTAGCCGACGCCCCGCACGGTCATGATGTAGGTGGGGGCGATCGGATC
The genomic region above belongs to bacterium and contains:
- a CDS encoding DMT family transporter, whose amino-acid sequence is MLVLLAVIWGGSVPLTKLGLRDFPPLTLTALRYAVAAPCFVLLLRGRPLPPPRALAGAAGLGVLGIVGGQVLQTLGIQGTSASVATVISALIPVLVVVLAAARLRQPVRFRQALGLALAFGGVALVATGDPRRLAAVAGTGSARGDGLMVASAIAIALYYVLSVPLVRAYSVLTVAALTSLAGACGLVPISAWELRHAPAHPTAQGIAVVFYLAVLVTVFGLWVWFGALHRLPARVAAALQYLQPLVGVAASAALFGDRLSGWFWTGTALVLVGIAGSTVGAMTDPVTTGAAPPRAAQR
- a CDS encoding ATP-binding protein, producing MRSSLRWKLTGSYLLVVLFSLAVAAAVLIPLITRFYLMSYQRDVLNQARMVARMLEVPQAQRTSLSRLDRIAAGFAWRDGVYIGVRDAAGHPLPTSQWDTSSSGPVEPEVAAAAHGQPTASVRYDPPRKEARVFAAAPIVNNGLVRGVVQVSVPRIWVDRALQPAWFALGVALVIGTMGAWVLGVWRARALSWPVLELARAAQGISAGDLTRRVDVGGGDEIAQLAGSFNTMAWELRQKLTAISEERGKIEAIISSMNDAVVAVDAQGTVLLVNQAAGDLLGLGPSARGRSLRTMLGEHPLCRCIDATAAYAGEIEEEVSLGPPDERLLEVHATTLRPTEGIASGVVAVVRDVTVLRQAERLRRELTANVSHELRTPLTSIKGFAETLLGGAMADEDTCRRFLTIIDNEASRLMKLVDDLMDLSRLESRAVAMEPAPVRLDHLVGEAIGRMRPQADRHHVTLRPAALAPEVVMADRDRILQVLTNLLDNAIKFTPEGGAVEVSIHPDNGGAAFTIADSGRGIPEEHLPRIFERFYRVERSRSREEGGTGLGLAIAKHIVDAHGGRITAQSRPGGGSVFTVVLPGAAPRPS
- a CDS encoding ABC transporter ATP-binding protein, whose protein sequence is MTEPDRILEIVAAPDAGTAPGGLLLEARGVTKAFGGLVAVNRVDFTVPEHSIVSLIGPNGAGKTTFFNVVAGLYHPTAGAITFAGHDITRRKPHEIARLGIARTFQNIRIFANMTALENVLIGMHSRLTADPLRIVVGTAGIAREERAAHDAAHRLLAFVGLGRRDQELAKNLPYGDQRRLEIARALALRPRLILLDEPAAGMNPEEARRLMEFIRRLRGELQVSVLLIEHQMRVVMGVADRVTVLDHGEKIAEGSPDEIRRDARVIEAYLGKAAIS
- a CDS encoding ABC transporter ATP-binding protein translates to MAQTGVGWLGRILRYRYALLILLLFLGYPLLDHNAGHVNSAADAAVFILLALGLNIVVGFAGLLDLGYAAFFAIGSYAYALAASPFYGLHIPFWPMLLVAAIIAAVFGALLGAPTLRLRGDYLAIVTLGFGEIVPTVFLNLPKYTGGTNGIVGIYQPSLFGFQFGFNPRPYYYTLILVIVLSVIAILRLRDSRLGRAWLAIREDEIAAASMGINLTTTKLLAFSFGAFFSGFAGALYVAKLGIVSPEQFNFTVSFTVLAMVVLGGMGNVFGVIAGAAILYEFQTLFLTDLTQWSHALGQAWRMPLLTQLDFVNLKFLLYGLGLILLMLLRPEGLFPARRITAILKEHPHEALATVEIEGAPVAVPPDEDS
- a CDS encoding ABC transporter ATP-binding protein, whose amino-acid sequence is MPTLVADDIHAYYGHIHALHGVSVTVETGEIVTLIGANGAGKSTTLKTIAGFLQPRPGAVRLDGTAIHGLPPHEITRRGICLVPEGRRIFPRMTVLDNLRMGAFTRSDARGIEDDLARVYTLFPRLKERLGQLAGTLSGGEQQMVAIGRGLMAKPKIMLLDEPSMGLAPVLVELIFQTIQEINAQGVTILLVEQNALMALQVAKRGYVLETGRVVLADRADRLRENDLVRKSYLGEL
- a CDS encoding branched-chain amino acid ABC transporter permease, encoding MNGVLFAQQLINGLSLGAIYAVIALGYTMVYGIVELINFAHGDVYTAGSFVALALLTVLGATGHSGAAAIVFALVVVLLATMFIMGTTGVVIERFAYRPLRGKPRLAPLLTAIGVSFSIENLLQLWYGPSPVPFPQVVPNPFFSVGPLSIGQMQIIVIVSSLVMMVALHFFVQGTKLGKAMRATSQDWMAAEIMGIDINKTIALTFFIGSLLAGAAGVITGLYYGNVWFINGFRAGLIAFTAAVLGGIGNTTGAALGGFVIGFVEVMTAQYVGFQWAEVTIFSVLILVLVFRPTGILGQQLSERA